From the Sebastes umbrosus isolate fSebUmb1 chromosome 2, fSebUmb1.pri, whole genome shotgun sequence genome, one window contains:
- the snrpa1 gene encoding LOW QUALITY PROTEIN: U2 small nuclear ribonucleoprotein A' (The sequence of the model RefSeq protein was modified relative to this genomic sequence to represent the inferred CDS: substituted 1 base at 1 genomic stop codon), translating into MVKLSAELIEQAAQYTNPVRDRELDLRGELXNPVLENLGATLDQFDTVDFSDNEVRKLDGFPLLKRLKTLLMNNNRICRIGENLEQSLPSLTELVLTNNNIQELGDLDPLATVKTLSLLSLLRNPVTNKKHYRLYVISKIPQIRVLDFQKVKLKERQEAEKMFKGKRGAQLAKDIARRTKTFTPGVAAQSEKKKTGPSQADVEAIKNAIANASSLAEVERLKGMLQAGQIPGRDLRQGPADMVEEEEEEEEEEEEEGDTAQMESHKDGGSGEEMNEGEQDEDEEEDMDEEPQVNGS; encoded by the exons ATGGTGAAACTATCTGCGGAGCTAATCGAGCAGGCTGCTCAGTATACCAACCCTGTGAGAGACCGGGAGCTGGACCTACGAGGTGA GTTATAAAATCCAGTGCTTGAAAATCTTGGAGCTACTCTGGACCAGTTTGACACTGTCGACTTCTCTGATAATGAAGTCCGAAAACTGGACGGCTTTCCTCTGCTCAAAAGACTGAAAACATTGCTAATGAACAACAACAGGATCTG TCGCATAGGTGAGAATCTGGAGCAATCTCTGCCGAGTCTGACGGAACTGGTTCTCACAAACAATAACATTCAGGAGCTG GGTGACTTGGACCCACTGGCCACAGTGAAGACATTGTCCCTTCTCAG CTTGTTAAGGAATCCAGTGACAAACAAGAAGCATTACAGGCTCTACGTCATCAGCAAAATCCCACAGATCCGCGTGCTCGACTTCCAGAAGGTAAAGCTCAAG GAACGCCAGGAGGCAGAGAAAATGTTCAAGGGCAAACGAGGTGCTCAACTTGCAAAGGATATTGCCAGGCGAACGAAAAC atTCACTCCTGGAGTGGCAGCACAgtctgagaagaagaagacgggcCCGTCTCAAGCAGATGTGGAAGCCATCAAg aaTGCTATCGCTAATGCTTCATCGCTGGCAGAGGTGGAGAGGTTGAAAGGGATGCTGCAGGCCGGTCAGATACCAGGACGAGATCTGAGACAAG GTCCAGCTGACATggtcgaggaggaggaggaggaagaagaagaagaggaggaagagggtgaCACTGCACAGATGGAGTCACATAAGGACGGAGGCtcaggagaggagatgaatgaGGGTGAACAAGAcgaggatgaagaagaagacatggaTGAAGAGCCACAAGTTAATGGCTCCTGA